From a single Desulforegula conservatrix Mb1Pa genomic region:
- a CDS encoding methyl-accepting chemotaxis protein, with translation MLRLLSNISLYKKLVGGGILSAFIPLVVGAFFFWGLASLTSSMREILDVSLPSVDSVRIVSKEFESIRTVQRNLINPHITKEVYLRQFENLDKARAGYRNAWKVYENVPKEGDEAKIWADFVKLVGEWKIANDAFFDLARQYGKKMEPFFSDPMSEKASYYEVIQKADLIGMRVFVSFKLQVQEWKNILLRGYDKENFDKYLKGFEANEAAVKDGLIKLKELATAAGLGAGDVDAIIAMHAELGSKYRNALKSYDSSNPDSYRVVDKMLKGIDRPLDEALNSIVAKIDSEVKDAEELRTKMATQIYTVCRPKEKASIEFIEKIIALNSQKADNAGKKARKNAVISKTVSGLGVFGGFVFSLFFGLSLALSITRPVKKTIDMVKLMEKGDMTNRVTITSNDEIGDLAGAMNSMADNLGTIIRDLDEKTLALENASGDLTEISGSMAAGANEAAKIAETVAAAAEEMSVSASGVASGMDSASGRLGSVASATEEMSSTIHEIAMSAEKARKITEDARTQAVKISEHMNALGGAAKDIGQVTEVITDISGQTNLLALNATIEASRAGEAGRGFAVVANEIKELARQTSTATDEIREKINGVQSSTETVVASIASVASIISETSDIVSTIASAIEEQSTATREIASNINNVAKNVYDANTSVSQMALVAGEIAQDIFKVDTASKNISNGIKTIIASSDHLAEMSGALKEIVESFKV, from the coding sequence ATGTTGAGATTGTTGAGTAATATAAGCCTTTATAAAAAACTGGTCGGAGGAGGAATTCTTTCCGCATTTATTCCGCTTGTTGTCGGTGCTTTCTTTTTCTGGGGGCTTGCCTCACTGACATCAAGCATGAGGGAAATACTCGATGTGAGCCTTCCCAGTGTCGACTCTGTGAGGATAGTGTCAAAAGAATTTGAAAGCATAAGGACAGTTCAACGAAACCTTATAAACCCGCATATAACGAAAGAAGTTTATCTCAGACAGTTCGAAAATCTGGATAAAGCCAGGGCTGGCTACAGAAACGCATGGAAAGTTTACGAAAATGTGCCGAAAGAAGGGGATGAAGCAAAAATATGGGCTGATTTTGTAAAACTCGTTGGTGAGTGGAAAATTGCAAATGACGCTTTTTTTGATCTTGCCAGGCAGTATGGTAAAAAAATGGAGCCTTTTTTTAGCGATCCCATGTCAGAGAAAGCTTCTTATTATGAAGTCATACAGAAAGCTGATCTGATTGGAATGAGGGTTTTCGTCAGCTTCAAACTTCAGGTTCAGGAATGGAAAAATATTCTTCTCAGGGGCTATGACAAGGAGAACTTTGATAAATATCTAAAAGGTTTCGAAGCCAATGAGGCAGCGGTCAAAGACGGACTGATCAAGCTTAAAGAGCTTGCAACAGCTGCCGGTCTTGGTGCCGGAGATGTCGACGCCATAATAGCCATGCATGCTGAGCTTGGCTCCAAATATAGAAATGCCCTGAAATCATATGATTCTTCAAACCCTGATTCATACCGAGTTGTGGACAAGATGCTGAAAGGTATCGACAGGCCTTTGGATGAGGCCTTGAATTCCATTGTCGCCAAGATAGATTCCGAAGTTAAGGACGCAGAAGAGCTTCGGACCAAAATGGCAACACAGATCTATACGGTCTGCCGGCCAAAGGAAAAAGCTTCCATAGAATTCATAGAAAAAATCATAGCCCTGAATAGCCAAAAAGCGGATAATGCCGGCAAAAAAGCAAGAAAAAATGCTGTCATCTCTAAAACAGTCTCGGGTTTAGGAGTTTTTGGCGGTTTTGTATTTTCACTTTTTTTTGGCCTTTCCCTCGCCCTTTCAATCACAAGACCTGTTAAAAAAACAATCGATATGGTCAAGCTCATGGAAAAAGGGGATATGACCAACAGGGTCACGATTACCAGCAACGACGAGATAGGAGATCTCGCAGGAGCAATGAATTCCATGGCTGATAATCTTGGTACCATAATCAGGGACCTTGATGAAAAAACATTAGCCCTGGAAAATGCGTCGGGCGATCTTACTGAAATATCAGGCAGTATGGCTGCTGGCGCTAATGAGGCGGCAAAAATCGCCGAAACTGTCGCTGCTGCGGCAGAAGAGATGAGCGTAAGCGCTTCTGGTGTCGCCTCTGGTATGGACAGCGCATCAGGCAGACTGGGCAGTGTCGCAAGCGCTACTGAGGAAATGAGCTCAACCATTCATGAGATTGCAATGAGTGCTGAAAAGGCAAGGAAGATAACCGAGGACGCCAGAACCCAGGCTGTAAAAATCAGCGAGCATATGAATGCCCTCGGCGGCGCGGCCAAAGATATTGGGCAGGTCACGGAGGTGATTACAGATATTTCAGGACAGACAAATCTTCTTGCTCTTAATGCCACAATTGAAGCCTCAAGGGCCGGAGAGGCAGGCAGAGGGTTTGCCGTTGTGGCAAATGAGATTAAGGAACTTGCTCGGCAGACATCAACAGCAACAGATGAAATAAGGGAAAAGATCAATGGCGTTCAGTCTTCGACTGAAACCGTTGTTGCAAGCATCGCAAGCGTTGCTTCCATAATTTCTGAAACGAGTGACATTGTATCGACCATAGCCTCGGCAATAGAGGAGCAGAGCACGGCAACAAGGGAAATTGCTTCAAATATTAATAATGTCGCAAAAAATGTTTATGACGCTAACACAAGTGTAAGCCAGATGGCACTTGTCGCCGGAGAAATAGCGCAGGACATTTTTAAGGTGGATACTGCGTCAAAAAATATTTCAAATGGCATCAAAACCATAATTGCAAGTTCTGATCATCTTGCAGAAATGTCCGGGGCTTTGAAAGAAATTGTTGAAAGCTTCAAGGTGTGA
- the lptF gene encoding LPS export ABC transporter permease LptF: MRILDKYIFRELFFPFALNLLFFTFVFLMSQVLDIAELIVNYRTSLTDIFYLLLYSSPFFLQFTIPLSVMAAVLLSFMRLSGDNEIIAIRSGGVSPYRLIPPVIAFSLFAAVLTGIMTFYGLPWGKQSFRNMKEQLITMAANLELKPRVFNDRFDNIMLYVNEIDKETGRMKDVFIEDSRSPDAGVIAIIAPEGYFISDPAKGLHTLRLYRGNMLSSNMVKKTANSGSFTVYDIHLRNGQKDTKQKDKWKSVEEMYFTDMLGVLKDHTKKDKLYYKIVMKMNEKFTMPFASVVLALLALPLGLSGMSRKKSRGITQGIIFFAIYYVLLTAGWSFGESGAYHPALGMWVPNIVTLCCGIYFMRRVAKEKPVALEAPFMEAYAFLKSKFSRLGSEA, from the coding sequence ATGCGAATATTAGACAAATATATTTTCAGGGAGCTTTTTTTTCCTTTTGCTCTGAATCTTCTTTTTTTTACCTTTGTGTTTCTCATGAGCCAGGTACTTGATATTGCCGAACTCATTGTCAATTACAGGACAAGCCTGACTGACATATTCTATCTTCTTTTATACTCATCTCCTTTTTTTCTACAGTTCACAATACCATTATCAGTAATGGCCGCAGTGCTTCTTTCATTCATGAGGCTTTCCGGCGACAATGAGATAATAGCAATAAGATCTGGCGGTGTCAGCCCTTACAGGCTTATTCCTCCGGTTATAGCGTTCAGCCTTTTTGCTGCCGTTCTGACAGGGATAATGACTTTTTACGGGTTGCCCTGGGGCAAGCAGTCTTTCAGGAATATGAAAGAACAGCTCATTACAATGGCTGCCAATCTTGAGCTGAAGCCCAGGGTTTTTAACGACAGATTTGATAATATCATGCTTTATGTCAACGAGATCGACAAGGAAACCGGGCGCATGAAGGATGTTTTCATTGAAGACAGCAGGTCTCCTGATGCAGGCGTTATAGCCATAATAGCTCCGGAGGGCTATTTCATAAGTGATCCTGCAAAGGGTTTACACACATTGCGTCTTTACAGAGGCAATATGCTCAGTTCGAATATGGTGAAAAAAACCGCCAATTCAGGAAGTTTTACCGTCTATGATATTCACCTCCGTAACGGTCAGAAGGATACGAAGCAAAAAGATAAGTGGAAAAGCGTTGAAGAAATGTATTTTACAGATATGCTCGGCGTTTTGAAAGACCATACGAAAAAAGACAAACTTTATTATAAGATTGTCATGAAGATGAATGAAAAATTTACCATGCCGTTTGCCTCTGTCGTTCTTGCGCTTCTTGCCTTGCCATTAGGTCTTTCCGGGATGTCGAGGAAAAAATCAAGGGGGATCACACAGGGGATCATTTTTTTTGCAATCTATTATGTTTTGCTTACTGCAGGATGGTCTTTTGGAGAGTCCGGCGCATACCATCCTGCCCTGGGTATGTGGGTGCCAAACATCGTCACCCTCTGCTGCGGCATATATTTCATGAGAAGGGTCGCAAAGGAAAAGCCCGTGGCACTCGAAGCTCCTTTCATGGAAGCCTATGCTTTTTTAAAGTCTAAGTTTTCCAGACTTGGATCGGAGGCATAG
- the lptG gene encoding LPS export ABC transporter permease LptG yields MLSIIHRYIIRQIFFFFLMINILVLILFAAVDYLSNMDEFFAAKISLVRAFYYVLLKLPMMTVQLTPAAFMIAVVAVFGLMNRHNEIVALKSGGVSPTYMLVPTFILAGAVAFFMFFISEVVSPVTTAKANKIRDFEIRKSSAITTGKKNIWIRGDRQIVHVSYYEPASKTIHGISLYRFDKGFKPSLRVDASSGEFIEGKWKLKDIMTISLTDGQESVSVLSDETLSMDLGFTPKEARAASVKSEEMGIGDLYKYINKVEADGYDATLYRVDFMSKISFPFSVFIMAIAAVSIASMRKFREKISISVGLGIFVLFLYWTLNGFSVSMGYGGMLPAIIAAWASNFVFFMASAYFFLSPEG; encoded by the coding sequence ATGCTGTCAATAATACACAGATATATCATCAGGCAGATTTTTTTCTTTTTTCTGATGATCAATATTCTTGTTCTTATTCTTTTTGCGGCAGTTGATTATCTGTCAAATATGGACGAGTTTTTTGCCGCTAAGATAAGCCTGGTAAGAGCATTCTATTATGTTCTTCTCAAACTCCCCATGATGACTGTCCAGCTTACCCCCGCAGCTTTCATGATAGCTGTAGTTGCTGTTTTTGGTCTGATGAACAGGCATAATGAGATAGTTGCCCTTAAGAGTGGCGGAGTCAGTCCGACATATATGCTTGTGCCGACTTTTATACTTGCCGGAGCGGTTGCTTTTTTCATGTTTTTTATATCAGAAGTGGTGTCGCCTGTTACAACGGCCAAGGCAAATAAGATTAGGGATTTTGAGATAAGAAAATCCTCGGCCATAACAACCGGCAAGAAGAATATATGGATCAGGGGAGACCGGCAGATTGTCCATGTAAGTTATTATGAGCCAGCCTCAAAGACGATTCATGGAATATCTCTATATCGGTTTGATAAGGGATTTAAGCCATCTTTGAGGGTTGACGCTTCAAGCGGTGAATTTATAGAGGGAAAATGGAAGCTCAAGGATATTATGACCATTTCTTTAACCGATGGACAGGAATCTGTGAGCGTTCTGTCTGATGAAACCCTTTCGATGGATCTTGGTTTTACACCCAAAGAAGCAAGGGCTGCCTCGGTCAAATCCGAAGAAATGGGTATCGGCGATCTTTATAAATACATCAATAAAGTTGAAGCAGATGGATACGATGCCACTTTGTACAGGGTCGATTTCATGTCAAAGATATCTTTCCCTTTCTCTGTTTTCATAATGGCCATAGCTGCTGTTTCCATAGCTTCCATGAGGAAATTCAGGGAGAAAATCTCTATATCCGTCGGGCTTGGCATTTTCGTTTTATTTCTTTACTGGACGCTTAACGGTTTCTCAGTTTCCATGGGCTATGGAGGGATGCTTCCGGCAATAATAGCTGCTTGGGCCTCCAATTTTGTTTTTTTCATGGCTTCCGCTTATTTTTTCCTGTCCCCGGAAGGATGA
- a CDS encoding 3-deoxy-D-manno-octulosonic acid transferase has translation MSIWIFLYNFILVCLLTVSFPLLGLLVLYMKKWRTIFLERIWLKIPEGINENEGCIWIHGLSVGETLSAKPLVDSLSKELSIPLVFSVSTLTGYQTAKKMFQDVNILVFYFPFDISLSVKKALNAIRPTAVIIIENDIWPNFVWTVKKKGIPLIWANARVSDRSFSGYYTFRHIIGPFFDCFDLVLAQTNEDKERLSGIGICSEKIKRTGNLKFDRDYRADISENLSKTELFGIDESKMIFVAGSTHSGEEEILLDVYERVSSKMAGTKTGILFIIAPRDPSRSSDISELFEKNGYSTGFLGDNIRDGRKDIIIVDTLGRLLELYSVCDVAFIGGSLVDLGGHNPLEPASFEKPVMFGPYMNDFREIACAIVSAGGGFEVVSADDLSQRLLDLVSDNEKLAETGKRAFEASCVEKGVAKACSNEIFSILKKDYEKYN, from the coding sequence GTGTCTATCTGGATTTTTCTCTATAATTTTATTTTAGTATGCCTTTTGACTGTTTCATTCCCTCTGTTGGGGCTTCTTGTTTTATACATGAAAAAATGGCGGACAATATTTCTTGAGCGGATATGGCTGAAGATTCCTGAAGGAATCAACGAAAATGAAGGCTGCATATGGATTCATGGCCTTTCCGTGGGAGAGACCCTTTCTGCAAAGCCTCTGGTGGACAGCCTTTCAAAAGAATTATCAATCCCTCTTGTATTTTCAGTGTCAACTCTCACAGGCTACCAGACCGCAAAAAAAATGTTTCAGGACGTAAACATTCTTGTCTTTTATTTCCCCTTTGACATTTCCTTATCAGTAAAAAAAGCCTTGAACGCCATTAGGCCGACCGCTGTAATAATCATTGAAAATGACATATGGCCGAATTTTGTATGGACCGTAAAAAAAAAGGGAATACCCCTTATATGGGCCAATGCAAGGGTTTCGGACAGAAGCTTTAGCGGTTATTACACATTCAGGCATATAATCGGACCTTTCTTTGACTGCTTTGACCTTGTACTGGCCCAAACGAATGAAGACAAAGAAAGACTCTCTGGGATAGGAATATGTTCTGAAAAGATTAAACGAACCGGGAATTTGAAATTTGACAGGGATTACAGGGCGGATATTTCTGAAAATCTTTCAAAAACCGAACTTTTTGGAATAGATGAATCAAAAATGATTTTTGTTGCAGGAAGCACCCATTCCGGGGAAGAGGAGATACTTCTTGATGTCTACGAAAGAGTATCTTCAAAAATGGCTGGCACAAAAACCGGAATATTATTCATAATTGCCCCCCGTGACCCATCAAGGTCCTCTGACATTTCAGAACTGTTTGAAAAAAATGGATACAGCACGGGTTTTCTTGGTGACAACATCAGGGATGGACGCAAAGATATAATAATCGTGGATACGCTTGGACGCCTTCTTGAACTATACTCAGTATGTGATGTCGCATTTATCGGGGGAAGCCTCGTTGACCTTGGCGGCCATAATCCTCTGGAGCCGGCTTCTTTTGAAAAGCCTGTCATGTTCGGGCCATACATGAACGACTTCAGGGAAATTGCCTGCGCCATTGTTTCGGCAGGGGGGGGCTTTGAGGTCGTTTCTGCGGATGACTTATCCCAAAGGCTGCTTGATCTTGTCTCTGATAATGAAAAACTTGCTGAAACCGGCAAAAGAGCTTTTGAAGCGTCCTGCGTTGAAAAAGGTGTGGCCAAAGCCTGTTCAAACGAGATCTTTTCGATTCTGAAGAAGGATTATGAAAAATATAATTGA
- the lpxK gene encoding tetraacyldisaccharide 4'-kinase gives MKNIIENILKAEKPRYKSLAFFLYSLSLVYGIVLFFRRTAYVKGVVKSKKLPCVIVSVGNLTAGGSGKTPMTIYLAGLLTRNGYRVSIISRGYKGGFEKNGGIVSDGKTIFASPSEAGDEPYMMAKRTGLPVICGKNRYASGLEAVKLGTDIVIMDDGFQHLALQRDINIVLMDWEKPLGNGYIIPRGLMREGLSALSDADAVVMTRSLYPAIKNEKLKKELNGKSVFYSRHRQYVSFCSSEYEKIKNVFVVSGIADNSGFIRGIESAGLIVSGYLSFDDHHNYSASDYKNIVNGAIASGADTIVTTEKDHAKLAAFSEDIPGNGKGWLVLGVDHDFGRNRKEFEGWILGKVKNCLLEKGLNG, from the coding sequence ATGAAAAATATAATTGAAAATATTTTGAAGGCGGAAAAGCCTCGCTATAAAAGCCTCGCGTTTTTTCTTTACTCACTTTCCCTTGTTTATGGAATCGTACTTTTTTTTAGACGTACGGCTTACGTAAAAGGCGTGGTAAAATCTAAAAAACTTCCATGCGTGATTGTTTCTGTGGGAAATCTTACAGCTGGCGGCTCCGGTAAAACCCCTATGACTATTTATCTTGCCGGACTTTTAACAAGAAATGGCTATAGGGTTTCAATCATAAGCAGGGGATACAAAGGCGGTTTTGAAAAAAATGGCGGCATTGTTTCAGATGGCAAAACTATTTTTGCGAGCCCATCAGAAGCAGGTGACGAGCCTTATATGATGGCTAAAAGGACAGGGCTTCCTGTTATTTGCGGAAAAAACCGATACGCCTCAGGCCTTGAAGCCGTGAAGCTCGGAACAGATATTGTTATTATGGATGACGGGTTTCAGCATCTTGCCCTTCAAAGGGATATCAATATTGTCCTCATGGATTGGGAAAAACCTTTGGGTAATGGCTACATCATTCCAAGAGGGCTGATGAGGGAAGGATTATCTGCCTTATCAGATGCTGACGCTGTTGTTATGACGCGCAGCCTTTACCCTGCTATTAAGAATGAAAAGCTGAAAAAAGAGCTGAATGGGAAGTCTGTTTTTTATTCGAGGCACAGACAGTATGTTTCTTTTTGTTCATCTGAATACGAGAAAATTAAAAATGTTTTTGTGGTTTCAGGCATTGCTGACAATTCAGGATTTATTCGGGGTATTGAGTCAGCTGGTTTGATTGTTTCTGGTTATCTTTCCTTTGATGATCATCACAATTATTCAGCATCTGATTATAAAAACATTGTGAATGGAGCAATTGCCTCAGGCGCTGACACGATTGTGACCACTGAAAAAGATCATGCCAAACTTGCCGCATTTTCAGAAGATATCCCAGGAAATGGAAAAGGCTGGCTTGTGCTTGGCGTGGATCATGATTTCGGCAGAAACAGAAAAGAATTCGAGGGCTGGATACTTGGCAAAGTTAAAAACTGTTTGCTTGAAAAAGGATTGAATGGCTGA
- a CDS encoding ELM1/GtrOC1 family putative glycosyltransferase, translated as MKIAAFLDGRPGHEKQTAGIIRALSQRTEIEVFEIKVKDRLAGSYKAISEYKRQSENLENNGSGFDIVIGTGSKTHICVITAKLLSKAKAVICMSPEKFFLPFFDLCFVPVHDDLSENNNVFKTAGPPGINIDRGHHDKTAGLVLIGGIDEKSHYWDQDVILENVEKILKSGSDIKWTVSTSPRTPDSMDVGLKQITDATGSEFRPFSSTPRGWLESMYDECKTVWVTADSISMVYEALSAGCRVGVIPVLWKKKTVKFQRSFDFLISRGLVAFYPESPDIEKNMETFDEAGRCAEEIISRWLKKD; from the coding sequence ATGAAAATAGCGGCATTTCTTGATGGCAGGCCTGGACATGAAAAACAGACAGCAGGGATTATAAGGGCTCTTTCTCAGAGAACAGAAATAGAAGTATTTGAAATAAAAGTTAAAGATAGATTAGCCGGCAGTTATAAGGCAATCTCTGAGTATAAGAGGCAGTCTGAAAATCTTGAAAACAACGGCTCAGGATTTGATATTGTAATCGGCACAGGCAGCAAAACCCATATCTGCGTAATTACTGCAAAACTCCTTTCAAAAGCCAAAGCTGTCATTTGCATGAGTCCTGAGAAATTTTTTCTTCCTTTTTTTGATCTTTGCTTTGTCCCTGTCCACGACGATTTGTCTGAGAATAATAATGTTTTCAAGACTGCAGGGCCTCCTGGCATCAATATTGACAGAGGACATCATGACAAAACGGCAGGGCTTGTTCTGATAGGTGGAATAGATGAAAAAAGTCATTACTGGGATCAGGACGTTATTCTTGAAAATGTCGAAAAAATACTGAAGTCAGGATCTGATATAAAATGGACTGTGTCAACATCACCAAGAACACCTGATTCAATGGATGTGGGACTTAAGCAGATTACAGATGCAACAGGTTCGGAATTCAGGCCATTTTCCTCTACTCCGAGGGGGTGGCTGGAGTCCATGTATGATGAATGCAAGACCGTATGGGTAACAGCCGACAGTATTTCGATGGTTTACGAGGCCCTTTCTGCCGGATGCAGAGTCGGTGTTATTCCTGTTCTCTGGAAGAAAAAGACAGTAAAGTTCCAAAGAAGTTTCGACTTTTTGATTTCACGCGGACTCGTTGCATTTTATCCGGAAAGCCCGGATATAGAAAAAAATATGGAAACTTTTGACGAGGCAGGTCGCTGTGCAGAGGAGATCATCAGCAGATGGCTGAAAAAAGACTGA
- a CDS encoding glycosyltransferase family 4 protein: protein MAEKRLKIIQMLPELNSGGVERGTLEIGKYLVGKGHDSIVISAGGRLVNELETEGSRHIRLQVASKSPMTIKSSFSLKKIIEDERPDILHLRSRVPAWVAYLALKMIEPEKRPSVVTTFHGFHSVNPYSAIMASGEIVIAVSRIISEHISECYGTKRNIRIVPRGVDVSCFSADAVSEERKNAVRKQWQIDDSHSPLIMLPARFTRLKGQELFIKALSELKDKPWTAVFVGDHHENPHYVSELVSLASSYGIKDRMIFGGFVSDMPAALSICDVAVSSSVRPEAFGRTAVEAMAMERPVVVPRIGGFEETVLDGITGLLYRPGDSSCLSECLGLLLSSAEKRSQMGIAGRNRVKRYFTLDRMCRKTEEAYFTAISKKMKKNG, encoded by the coding sequence ATGGCTGAAAAAAGACTGAAAATTATACAGATGCTTCCTGAACTGAATTCCGGAGGTGTTGAGCGCGGTACGCTTGAGATTGGTAAGTATCTCGTAGGTAAGGGACACGATTCCATTGTTATTTCGGCCGGAGGCAGGCTCGTTAATGAGCTGGAAACAGAAGGCTCAAGACACATAAGGCTTCAGGTTGCCTCAAAATCTCCAATGACCATCAAAAGCAGCTTTTCCTTAAAAAAAATTATTGAGGATGAGCGTCCTGATATCCTTCATTTAAGATCAAGGGTTCCTGCATGGGTGGCATATCTGGCCCTTAAAATGATTGAGCCGGAAAAAAGACCTTCTGTCGTGACAACCTTTCACGGATTTCATTCTGTTAATCCTTACAGCGCTATCATGGCTTCGGGTGAGATTGTCATAGCTGTATCCAGGATAATCAGTGAGCATATTTCAGAATGCTACGGAACAAAAAGGAATATCCGCATAGTTCCAAGGGGCGTGGATGTTTCCTGCTTTTCCGCTGATGCAGTATCAGAAGAACGAAAAAATGCTGTAAGAAAACAGTGGCAGATTGATGATTCTCATAGTCCATTGATAATGCTGCCGGCAAGATTCACAAGGCTCAAGGGGCAGGAACTTTTCATTAAAGCTCTTTCAGAACTTAAAGATAAGCCATGGACGGCCGTTTTTGTCGGTGATCATCACGAAAATCCTCATTATGTGAGTGAACTGGTGTCTCTTGCCTCCTCTTATGGAATTAAAGACAGGATGATATTCGGGGGATTTGTCTCTGACATGCCTGCTGCTCTGTCTATATGTGATGTTGCGGTTTCATCTTCTGTAAGGCCGGAAGCTTTCGGCAGAACTGCTGTAGAGGCCATGGCAATGGAGCGTCCAGTGGTGGTTCCAAGAATAGGCGGTTTTGAGGAAACCGTTCTTGATGGAATAACTGGCCTGCTTTACAGACCAGGTGATTCTTCTTGTCTTTCAGAATGTCTTGGGCTTCTGCTTTCTTCTGCTGAAAAACGGAGTCAAATGGGAATTGCGGGGAGAAACAGGGTTAAAAGATATTTTACCCTTGACAGAATGTGCAGGAAAACAGAAGAAGCTTATTTTACGGCCATATCAAAAAAAATGAAGAAAAACGGGTGA
- a CDS encoding phosphoethanolamine transferase → MKNVFSKILIHTITALVVAFCLMLPGLLFKYFAATNTIWFNVKYFWIFFAFGLVLSGCRSFGFIASVLAVLGVLEITQYGSLAYFGDFINPFWVQQMFIEAIDVGQEVFASAGRFYFVPIIVLIPYLCAGFVLYFTRSLRFRIPFMALVVVLILVFPGIRMKLHSDSKDIFSFFPILSDPSLVNSLNTYYAWVNFVLIPPAEASKGPAFQAYRIEKKKTPAEKINIVVVMGESASSNHMSLYGYERKTTPNLDAIASADDNFIFKSGISAANATRSSLPLFYNVQYHPLDMNMVKNQPANLFKLAKSQGFKTFYISAQNINCLNGVNASYIDYVAAFDNNEDLFKQKKDDGILELAKGLELSDRNFIILHQRNAHAPYSSNYSHRPEFNVFLIENQPREVYQVNSYDNSMLYSDWLYSEIIKYFKSLSDKWTSYVFITSDHGEMFGENGLWGHNHLDMENYKVPFIYYGTGKDEEFKGKMKSLGVVTHYDLGNYLAELFGLEIINPGQEKGLYYLNGVAAYGRSGYMSFKINAAGAIDDVKVHKQ, encoded by the coding sequence ATGAAAAACGTTTTTTCAAAAATACTTATTCATACAATCACCGCGCTTGTGGTCGCATTCTGTCTTATGCTTCCAGGCCTGTTATTCAAATATTTTGCGGCAACCAACACGATATGGTTCAATGTAAAGTATTTCTGGATTTTTTTTGCATTTGGCCTTGTTCTTTCAGGATGCAGGAGCTTTGGCTTCATCGCATCAGTGCTCGCAGTGCTTGGTGTGCTTGAGATAACCCAGTATGGCTCCCTCGCATATTTCGGGGATTTTATAAATCCGTTCTGGGTTCAGCAGATGTTCATTGAAGCCATTGACGTGGGGCAAGAGGTATTTGCCAGTGCCGGTCGTTTTTATTTTGTCCCTATTATTGTGCTGATTCCATATTTATGCGCCGGTTTTGTCCTTTATTTCACCAGATCTTTAAGATTCAGAATACCTTTCATGGCTCTGGTTGTTGTTCTCATTCTGGTGTTTCCAGGTATCAGGATGAAACTGCATAGCGATTCAAAGGATATTTTCAGTTTTTTTCCTATTCTTTCAGATCCTTCGCTTGTAAACAGTCTTAACACCTATTACGCTTGGGTCAATTTTGTGCTCATACCACCGGCCGAAGCCTCAAAAGGACCAGCTTTTCAAGCATATAGAATAGAAAAGAAAAAAACTCCTGCCGAGAAAATCAATATAGTTGTTGTAATGGGGGAAAGCGCCAGTTCAAATCACATGTCCCTGTATGGATATGAAAGAAAGACGACCCCTAATCTTGACGCCATCGCCTCGGCTGATGACAATTTCATTTTCAAGAGCGGCATATCAGCTGCCAATGCAACAAGATCATCTCTCCCCCTTTTTTATAATGTTCAGTATCATCCGCTTGACATGAACATGGTCAAGAATCAACCGGCCAATCTTTTTAAGCTCGCTAAATCCCAGGGGTTCAAGACTTTCTATATTTCTGCCCAGAACATAAACTGCCTCAATGGCGTGAATGCTTCATATATTGATTATGTAGCTGCATTTGATAACAATGAAGATCTTTTTAAACAGAAAAAAGATGATGGGATTCTCGAACTTGCCAAGGGGCTTGAGCTTTCTGACAGAAATTTTATTATACTTCATCAGAGAAATGCCCATGCCCCATATTCGTCGAATTACAGCCACAGGCCTGAATTCAATGTGTTCCTGATAGAGAATCAGCCAAGGGAAGTTTATCAGGTCAACTCCTATGATAACTCCATGCTTTACAGCGACTGGCTGTATTCCGAAATCATAAAATATTTCAAATCTCTTTCGGATAAGTGGACATCATATGTTTTTATCACCTCTGACCATGGGGAGATGTTTGGTGAAAACGGCCTTTGGGGCCATAATCACCTGGACATGGAAAACTACAAGGTACCATTCATCTATTACGGTACAGGTAAAGATGAAGAATTCAAAGGGAAGATGAAGTCCCTCGGCGTTGTGACTCATTATGATCTTGGCAATTACCTTGCCGAGTTGTTTGGTCTTGAGATCATAAATCCGGGACAGGAAAAAGGTCTATATTATTTGAACGGCGTTGCCGCATATGGCAGAAGCGGTTATATGAGTTTTAAAATAAATGCAGCCGGTGCGATAGACGACGTGAAGGTTCATAAACAATAA